The Cucurbita pepo subsp. pepo cultivar mu-cu-16 chromosome LG08, ASM280686v2, whole genome shotgun sequence genome contains a region encoding:
- the LOC111799766 gene encoding 40S ribosomal protein S13 — protein sequence MGRMHSRGKGISASALPYKRTPPSWLKISSQDVEENICKFAKKGLTPSQIGVILRDSHGIAQVRSVTGSKILRILKAHGLAPEIPEDLYHLIKKAVSIRKHLERNRKDKDSKFRLILVESRIHRLARYYKKTKKLPPVWKYESTTASTLVA from the exons ATGGGTCGTATGCACAGCAGAGG AAAAGGTATTTCGGCGTCAGCATTGCCGTACAAGAGGACTCCACCGAGTTGGCTCAAGATTTCTTCTCAAGAT GTTGAGGAAAACATCTGCAAGTTTGCGAAGAAAGGTTTGACTCCGTCTCAAATCGGTGTAATTCTTCGTGATTCTCATGGTATTGCTCAGGTCAGGAGCGTTACTGGCAGCAAGATCTTGCGCATTCTTAAAGCTCATG GGCTTGCTCCGGAGATTCCTGAGGATCTTTACCATTTGATTAAGAAGGCTGTCTCGATCAGAAAGCATTTGGAAAGGAACAGGAAGGACAAGGACTCGAAGTTCAGGTTGATTCTTGTCGAGAGCAGGATTCACCGGCTAGCCCGCTACTACAAGAAGACCAAGAAGCTCCCACCTGTATGGAAATA